The Thermocrinis ruber genomic sequence TCTCAAAATACTGTACTCCTTTTGGGACGTGCCCTACAGCTACATAGCCCTCTACGATAGACCTAATAAGGTTCTCAGGATAGTCAAATCCTTTGGCTTGAGTAGGGAGGAGGTAGAAAGAGGAGTGTTCAAAAGAGGAGAAGGGATCATAGGAAAGGTTTATAAAATGGGCGTGCCGGTCGTGCTTTCTGACCTTCACGTAAGTCAATACTTAAACAAGACAGGTTTGAGGGATAGACTGAGCGGAAGGGAAACCTTTGTGGCGGTGCCCATAAAGGTAGGTGAGGAAACGGTGGGTGTGCTGGCGTTTTTTAAGGAGTTCAAAAGGGAAAGCGTAGAGGAAGGAATAAAACTCGCCATGATCCTTTCAGCCATGTTAGGGATGCTTTACAAGATAAGCCAGAGGGTGGAACAGGAAAAGCAGGAGTGGGAAGAGGAAAAGAGAATGCTAACGGAAGCCCTCTCAGAGAACTTCCGCATAGAAGGGATCGTAGGCAACAGTCCAGCCATAAGGCACTTGGCTGAGCTCGTCCGAAAGGTGGCACAAACGGACATAACTGTCTTGATCACTGGAGAGAGCGGAACTGGTAAAAGTCTTATTGCCAAGGCTATACACTTTGCAAGCCCCAGAAAATCAAAACCCATAATAACCATAAACTGTTCAGCCATACCAGAAAGTCTTTTGGAGGCAGAGCTCTTCGGATATGAGAAGGGAGCCTTCACGGGTGCCTATGCACCAAAGAAAGGAAAGTTTGAGCTTGCCAACGGTGGCACCCTCTTTCTGGACGAAATAGGAGACATGCCTCTGTCTATACAGCCCAAGATCCTGAGGGCTATACAGGACAAGGAGATTGAAAGGCTGGGAGGAGAAAAGACCATAAAGGTGGATGTGCGTATTATATGTGCCACCAACAAAAACTTGGCAGAGATGGTGGAAAAGGGAGAGTTCAGAGAGGACCTCTTCTATAGGATAAGCGTGTTTCCTATACACATTCCACCCCTGCGAGAAAGAAAGGAGGACATTCCCTTGCTCGTGGAACACTTTTTAAGGATCTTCAACCAAAGATACAAAAAGAATGTGCGGATAAGCTGGAGGGCTATGGAAAAGCTGATGGAGTATCCTTGGTATGGAAATGTGAGGGAGCTGGAGAATTTCATAGAAAGGCTCGTTATTTTGAGGGATGGGTTGCTAACAGAAAAGGACATTCCCGAATACTTCCATCCGGAGCATGGAAAGGTGAGCTTTAAACACCTGCCGAGCTTTGTAGAAGCCACGGAGAGAGAAGAGATCATAAAGGCTTTGGAAAAAACCGGATACGTAAAATCCCGCGCCGCAAAGCTCTTGGGTCTTACCCTAAGGCAACTTGACTATAGAATAAAGAAATACAACATAGAAGTGAAAAAGTTCTAAATTAGCCTTCTTATAAGGCTTTCAATAAGCCGGTAATTTTGTTCATACGCCCAGTCCTCCACCCGTAGCATGTCTTCTCCTATCTTCTCCTCCTGAAGCTCATCGTGGTAAAGCTCCGCCCACTCTTTAACCATATCCTGATCCACCTCTATGTGAAACTGCAAGCCCACAGCCTTTCC encodes the following:
- a CDS encoding sigma-54 interaction domain-containing protein, with the translated sequence MAEKTLEVGILSVVNQTARILSKSLSFEEGAEEFLKILYSFWDVPYSYIALYDRPNKVLRIVKSFGLSREEVERGVFKRGEGIIGKVYKMGVPVVLSDLHVSQYLNKTGLRDRLSGRETFVAVPIKVGEETVGVLAFFKEFKRESVEEGIKLAMILSAMLGMLYKISQRVEQEKQEWEEEKRMLTEALSENFRIEGIVGNSPAIRHLAELVRKVAQTDITVLITGESGTGKSLIAKAIHFASPRKSKPIITINCSAIPESLLEAELFGYEKGAFTGAYAPKKGKFELANGGTLFLDEIGDMPLSIQPKILRAIQDKEIERLGGEKTIKVDVRIICATNKNLAEMVEKGEFREDLFYRISVFPIHIPPLRERKEDIPLLVEHFLRIFNQRYKKNVRISWRAMEKLMEYPWYGNVRELENFIERLVILRDGLLTEKDIPEYFHPEHGKVSFKHLPSFVEATEREEIIKALEKTGYVKSRAAKLLGLTLRQLDYRIKKYNIEVKKF